In Vibrio japonicus, one DNA window encodes the following:
- a CDS encoding response regulator, which produces MFKLYRKQRFKRLQNTLMLAFLVLSITPLTITAIFFLQSHTTDLQEQSTSHLISVRDSKQQQITDYLNAKESEVMGFVRSELAYASGGRFYGLVNAFRSLGLNMDEAREYAQKRYIQGSGDQIKTSVLPQSSIYNGTERYRLLHKRYHWAYLELLKRSDFDDILLVDREGNVTYSIYKNGDYGTNLLNGQYTDENLGRTFKKLRDLVSEKRKTNEDFTPVVMSDFHLEQGKSVAWLGAPIIQQGYLHSYAMFRLPNNGITKLISDTHNVASTKTLLVGSDYHPITLAYQKEDIERSKEVVDLALSGLTDFGNYTNSDKEEIIAAYSLVSVKGIDWALVVEMPEKLAFARVHQLEKIFVVAMFVAIVLVIMASHYLSNFVTAPLLKLTWAAEKVSAGDLDAAMNNTDRKDEIGRLAVSFERMQRSIRDKMQLIKQQNEELEKNLKLIKKQNDDLQLANKLKDEFLATTSHELRTPLHGMIGIAEALVSGANGPITSDHKYQLDIIINSGQRLATLVDDLLDYHKMRYGNLDIETSAVDLSSSTRLVLELSAHLVGSKPLRIINQISDQSVWVSADPQRVEQVLYNLIGNAIKYTSEGKIVISATEVDNHIRVQVVDTGQGIPADQLDHIFEPLIQAGSDANRYRQGAGLGLSISRQLIELMKGSLYVSSQPMVGTTFSFTLPIASDEQVQNACVREMPHFQAPDNSAIETTDTTNLPENPNGPLLLVVDDEPVNLRILNSFLRLEGYRVHAAVDAREALESIAEQKPELVLLDIMMPGTSGYEVCETLRQTYDHAQLPIIMLTALNQANDRIRGFEAGANDYLSKPFNKQELSARIKAHLTASQAELRRIENQELHLELKQRALIESRLLETQGRLLEQLEASPEAIICVREDNKIKFANEAASKLFKRTKEQLKRSAADELIAPKFLHVTQEHYCGAIDVYVEDVRQSLSADVLKLPEGSDFNSMYIFNVGGTINAGRIKNLEAAVDALSSYAFNGDKDKLQELKELGGEFTRLADKVSSDSKSKQDIMRDILVDAMTSALDYWESVTGQSKFAFAEQSGLWRVYLDRSTLQTRTLDKYLRVETLPKSPRWRTVLNSLEYILEHCNEQSPERAHIETLRNKLQHLLTS; this is translated from the coding sequence ATGTTTAAGTTGTATCGAAAGCAAAGATTTAAACGCCTCCAGAACACGCTAATGTTGGCATTTCTCGTCTTGAGTATCACGCCATTGACGATTACGGCGATCTTTTTTCTTCAGTCTCACACCACTGACCTACAGGAACAGAGTACTTCGCACTTGATTTCGGTAAGAGATAGTAAACAGCAACAGATTACCGACTACCTAAATGCGAAAGAATCAGAAGTCATGGGCTTTGTTCGCTCTGAACTGGCTTATGCAAGTGGTGGGCGTTTCTATGGATTAGTCAATGCATTTAGGAGCTTAGGGCTGAATATGGATGAAGCCCGAGAGTATGCGCAAAAGCGATACATTCAGGGTTCTGGCGATCAAATAAAAACGTCCGTTCTTCCTCAATCAAGCATTTATAACGGTACAGAGCGCTATCGGCTGTTGCACAAGCGCTACCACTGGGCCTATCTTGAGCTACTCAAACGTTCGGATTTTGACGATATCTTATTAGTCGACCGCGAAGGTAATGTAACCTATTCCATCTATAAAAACGGTGATTATGGAACGAACCTGCTTAATGGTCAGTACACTGATGAAAACTTAGGTAGAACCTTTAAGAAGCTGCGCGATTTAGTATCTGAGAAAAGAAAAACCAACGAAGATTTCACGCCAGTTGTCATGTCAGATTTCCATCTTGAGCAAGGTAAGTCTGTTGCGTGGCTAGGTGCACCAATCATTCAACAAGGTTATTTACACAGCTACGCCATGTTCCGCCTACCTAACAATGGCATTACTAAACTTATATCAGACACCCATAATGTAGCTTCTACAAAAACATTGCTTGTCGGCAGTGACTATCACCCAATAACTCTCGCCTATCAGAAAGAAGATATTGAACGCAGCAAAGAAGTCGTTGATTTGGCTCTGAGTGGGCTCACTGATTTTGGCAACTACACCAATTCAGATAAAGAAGAGATCATCGCCGCTTACAGCCTAGTTTCGGTAAAAGGAATTGACTGGGCACTCGTTGTAGAAATGCCAGAGAAATTAGCATTTGCACGTGTCCATCAACTTGAAAAGATTTTTGTCGTGGCCATGTTCGTCGCTATCGTGCTGGTTATTATGGCCTCTCACTATTTGTCCAATTTCGTAACCGCTCCACTACTCAAGCTGACATGGGCAGCAGAAAAGGTGTCTGCCGGTGACTTAGATGCCGCCATGAACAACACCGATCGAAAAGATGAAATTGGTCGTCTCGCTGTGAGTTTTGAAAGAATGCAACGCTCGATCCGCGATAAGATGCAACTGATCAAGCAGCAAAATGAAGAGTTAGAAAAAAACTTAAAACTGATTAAAAAACAAAATGATGATTTACAGTTAGCAAACAAACTCAAAGATGAGTTTCTCGCGACGACATCTCATGAACTTCGCACACCACTGCACGGGATGATAGGTATTGCTGAGGCGTTAGTCTCCGGCGCAAATGGTCCTATTACTTCAGATCATAAATATCAACTCGACATTATCATCAACAGCGGGCAACGATTAGCAACATTAGTGGACGACTTGCTTGACTATCACAAGATGAGATATGGCAATTTGGATATTGAAACGAGCGCGGTAGACCTGTCTAGTTCGACACGACTCGTTTTAGAGTTGTCCGCTCATTTGGTTGGCAGTAAACCTCTTAGAATTATCAATCAAATATCAGATCAATCGGTATGGGTCAGTGCCGATCCACAACGTGTCGAACAAGTACTCTACAACTTAATTGGTAACGCGATTAAGTACACTAGTGAAGGGAAAATTGTTATCTCCGCAACTGAAGTAGACAACCATATTCGTGTTCAAGTCGTGGATACCGGTCAGGGAATACCTGCGGATCAGCTTGATCACATTTTTGAACCATTAATTCAGGCAGGGAGCGACGCCAATCGATACAGACAAGGAGCTGGACTTGGCCTATCTATTAGCCGTCAACTTATTGAATTAATGAAAGGTTCACTTTATGTCAGTAGCCAGCCTATGGTCGGTACTACATTTAGTTTTACTTTGCCGATAGCGAGTGACGAGCAAGTCCAGAATGCCTGCGTTCGTGAAATGCCTCATTTTCAAGCGCCTGACAATAGTGCCATTGAAACCACTGATACGACAAACTTACCAGAAAACCCAAACGGGCCTTTACTGCTTGTGGTCGATGATGAGCCGGTAAACCTAAGAATACTAAACAGCTTTTTACGGTTAGAAGGGTATCGGGTACACGCAGCTGTAGACGCCAGAGAAGCTCTGGAAAGTATTGCAGAGCAGAAGCCTGAACTTGTGTTGCTCGACATTATGATGCCTGGGACAAGCGGATATGAAGTCTGTGAGACGTTGCGACAAACGTATGATCACGCTCAATTACCTATCATAATGCTCACAGCACTCAACCAAGCCAATGACAGGATTCGAGGTTTTGAAGCCGGGGCAAATGATTACTTATCCAAACCATTCAACAAACAAGAGCTGAGTGCGCGCATCAAAGCGCATTTAACAGCAAGTCAGGCAGAGCTCCGCCGCATAGAAAACCAAGAATTACACCTTGAACTTAAACAAAGAGCTCTTATCGAATCCAGATTGCTAGAAACTCAAGGTCGACTTTTAGAACAGCTAGAAGCCTCTCCAGAAGCGATCATTTGTGTTCGTGAAGACAACAAAATTAAATTCGCCAATGAGGCCGCATCCAAGCTATTTAAGCGCACTAAAGAGCAATTGAAACGCTCTGCGGCAGATGAACTCATTGCTCCTAAGTTTTTACACGTCACACAAGAACACTACTGTGGAGCCATTGACGTCTACGTAGAAGATGTTCGCCAGAGCCTATCTGCCGATGTACTGAAGTTACCTGAAGGCTCTGACTTCAACTCCATGTACATCTTCAACGTAGGTGGCACAATCAATGCTGGAAGGATAAAGAATCTAGAGGCAGCAGTAGATGCCCTCTCTAGTTACGCCTTTAATGGAGATAAAGACAAGCTTCAGGAACTCAAAGAACTTGGCGGAGAGTTTACGCGTCTGGCTGACAAAGTGTCGTCCGACAGCAAGTCCAAACAAGATATCATGAGAGACATCCTCGTTGATGCCATGACCAGCGCTTTAGATTATTGGGAAAGTGTCACTGGTCAATCCAAGTTTGCATTTGCCGAACAGAGTGGCTTGTGGCGAGTATACCTTGATAGAAGCACCTTGCAGACTCGCACATTAGACAAATATTTACGCGTAGAAACATTACCGAAGTCACCACGTTGGCGTACGGTCTTAAACTCGTTAGAGTACATTCTAGAGCACTGCAACGAGCAAAGCCCCGAACGTGCTCACATAGAAACACTGCGTAATAAATTACAGCATCTATTAACTAGCTAG